From the Thomasclavelia ramosa DSM 1402 genome, the window ATACCATTCATCAACTGTTTTATCTCCTGTTACAACAGAATTAACTGTTCCATAAAGAATACCTTCAGCACTAGTTAGATCAACCCCTTCAATTGCATCAACAGATTTAAATCCAACCGTACAACTCTTAGCCCCATTATCATAAATTTGGTAGAATAGTGTTTTTTGATTATCAATTTCATTACCATCTTTATCTTTTACTTTTTCTGGTAAATATGATGAAGCAGTTGTAGTTGGTAAAACGCATCCAGATTCTTCAGCAAATAATTTTGCAGCTTCGTCACTGTACATAAATGTAATAAATTTTTTAGCCAAATCAGCATTTTTGGCTTTTGAAGGAATATATACTTGTTCAGAGAATGTAGAAGAATATGAATCTCCTTCTGCACTTACTTTTGGTAATGCCATAAATCCCCATTTGAAACCTTCAGCACGTGGTGCTTCAGACATTTCATCTGGCAACCAAGTACCATTTGGACAGAATAATGCTTTATTATCTAAAATTAATTGTTGATTTTTTGTGAAATTATCTTTATTAGCATTTGCAACCGTATTAGCTTCAGTATATTGTGCTAATTTTCCGACTATTTCAAATGCTTTTTTAGTTTCAGCAGATTGCCATGTTTTAGTATCATATTCCATTAACTTAGTATAAGCGTCAGCACCTACAGTTTCGTTTAATAACGCTGAGAAAAAAGCATCAAAATATCCAGTTGTTGGATAAGTGAATAAAGCAATTCCTTCTGCCTTTGCTTTTTCACCTAATTCCCACATCTCATCCCAAGTTGTTGGAACTGTCCAACCTTTTTGTTCAAATAAACCAGCATTATAGAATAAGCCGCAAGGATCATAAGTAAATGGTGCTAAATATAATTTTCCATCACCATATGGCTTAGTTGCAAATGAATTAGTAAATCCAGGGATAATTTTATCTTTAACTTTTACATCTTCACCATAAACTTTCATATCTAAAACATCACTGATTTCAGCGATTGCTTTATCAGAAATCATTGTATCTACTAAACCACCTTCAGATCCTACTGATAAATAAATCAAATCAGGTACATCTTTTCCTGAAGTAATTACCGGTCTTAAAGTTTCAGCAATATTTTTTTCTAAATTTAATTCAACTTTAACCCCTTCTTTTTTTTCAAAAGCCTTAACTACAGCTTCCCATCCTTTTGTCCCATAACCACCATTTAGTCCCGAAATTTTTAAAGTATTGGTGTCATCTGATTTCCCGCCACCACAACCAGTCAGCATCCCTGCTGCTAACGATAATACAAGGGCAGTACTTAAAATTTTCTTCATAATATTCGTTTTCCTCCTTGTTTATTATGATTAATTACAACTAAATTATATTTTAATGTAAGCGCTTTTACTAGGCGATAATTGCTTACTTTTTTATATATCTTGCTTTATTTTATTATAAAAATATAAAAATTTATATAAATTTGACGTTATATTAGTTATAATAAACTCGAGGTGAAAATTATGAGCAATGAAAGAATTGAATTTATCGAAAAGCCGGCATTAATTAATAATCAAGCTCGCTTACTATATGTTAGTAGTTCAAAATATGAAGGTGACTGGCATTCTCAGTTACACTCCCATCACTTTACTGAATTATTTTATGTAACTAAAGGATGCGGTGGCTTTAAAATCGGAGCAGACGAATTTAATGTTCAAGAAAATGATTTTGTTATTATCAACCCTAACACGATGCATACTGAAGTTTCTCGTGATCGAAATCCATTGGAATATATTGTAATTGCTATTGATGGGATTAGTTTTGAAATACCTGAGAATAGTTTAAAAGATTATATTAGCTGTAATTATGCTAATTATAAAAATGAGATTCTTTTTTACTTAAATTTAATGGTAAAAGAATCACAAGCTAAGAATGAACTATATGATGATATGTGCCAACAACTAATGCAAGTCTTACTAATAAATATTTTAAGATTAAATCGTATTAATGTATCTTTAACACAAGGTAAGACTATTCGCAAGGAAATCTTTATGATCAAGAACTACATTGATCGTAATTACCATAAAGAAATAACTTTGGATACTTTAGCTGAAAAAACTCATATGAATAAATTCTATCTTGCTCATGAATTTAAAAATGATGTCGGTGTTTCACCAATCAGCTATCTACTTCAGCGAAGAATATATGAGAGCAAATATTTACTTAGAGATACCGACCTATCAATTTCACAGATTTCAACAATTCTTGGTTTCTCCTCGCTTTCATATTTTGCTCAAGCATTTAAAAAAAGTACAAATTTTTCTCCTTTACAATATCGTAAAAACCACCAAAAATATAATAAATAAAAAAGTGCTTTTGTAGTGCCCCGAAAAGTTGGACACGTTAAATTAAAGTTAGATCTTGAAAGGATTGTTGTCTATATACAAGTGGACTCAATCCTTTTCTTTTTGTATTGATTCTCTCGTTATTATAATATTCGATATATTCACTCATTGCAGCTTTGAATTGTTCATGCAATTTTCTTTATCACTTAACCATTTTTGATAGGCTTTATGCTGTGACAATGTCATTCTTGATCTAAATGAAAGATTAATCCTTTAAGGTTTGAATAATAATTGCAAACTAAGATGTTCAGTTTTTTATTAATACATCGTCCTATACTGGCAGCTAAAGCTACTAACCGATAATTTTCTCTGTTTCCAACTCTATTTATCAGTTCCATTTTTTGTTCGATGGATAAAGTCAGCTTATATGTTCTAATTTTATTCCACTCGTTGAGTCAAAAATCCTTATGACATACACCCGATAGATCTTTTAGATATTCCCATCCTTATATTTTTAAATATATTTTAATTTAAATTTTTTACTATTCCGTATAAAAAGTGACCTCCTTTTTGATGTGTACCTTCTTTACTGGACAAACCAGTAAGGAGGGTACATATCATTTTGGGGGTCACTACATTTTACACTTTTTTAAGATTCTTTTCTAATAAACAAATACATTCCACCACTAATAATCAATGAAGATACTGTTAGTGCAATGACTGCATCATCACCTGTCTTAACTGATGTAATTGACTTATCAGCAGGTGTAGATGGTGTAACCGGAGCAGGAGCTGGTGTTGGTTCTGGCTGATCATTTTTAGGATTCAACATCTCATCATATTGAGCTTTAATATTGTCAATTAAGGAACCATTTTCATATACCCCAACAGTAAGGGCCGCTTGAACTGTTGCATAAGCATTGCCATAATCTACATCTAAACTAGCGCCAAATGAACCATCTTCTTGCATAAATTGTAATAATAGATCATATGGATTGCCTGTACCCTTATTGTAAGTACCATTTTTTACACCTTGAATATCGTATTCTAAAATTCCCCATACGGCACAAGCTTGACTATTACAATTAACGCCAAAGCCACTATAACCGCCATTATCAATTTGAATTGATGCTAAATAAGCTAAAGCTTTATCAATTGAAGCCTGATATGTATTGTTGCATAATGAAAGAGCAGCTAATGCCCATCCAGTAATATCAGGTCCACCCCAAGCTCCATTATAGCCCCAAGAGCCATCACTAAGCTGCATCTCAGTCAAGTTTAATCCTAGTTTATCAAGATTATAACTTTCATCAACAATAGCTAAGGCAAACATTGTATATGCAGTACTTGATTCTGGATTTGCTGACCCATAATCAACATTACCATTTTCATCAATTTTTGATTTTAATAAATCAATTAGATTAATCGTTGAACCATCTTTTAGTTTTAACTTAGCAGGATCTGATTTTATTGCCGCTAAAGCCATAATATTTTTAGCCAAATAACCAGCATCCATTTCTTCATAAGTAATTTCATCACCATAAGAATTTGTTGGTGCTTCAAAAGAATAGTTTAAAGTAAAATTATTCTTTTCATCTTCAACATCTAATCCTAAAGATTCTACAGCCAAAACGGCATCCAGTCCAGATAATTCATTGTTATTCAACCAATAGCTTTGAGCTTTGGCTAAAGTTGAAGATTGCGCATTGATTGGCACAATGCAAGCACAAACAAGCGCTAACGCCACAGTAAACCGCATTAATTTTTTCATTCAATTTTTCCCTCCGTTATTCCATATTTTATTTTTACCCTTTGTAAGATCTGAAACATCGTCTTACTAAGTAAAAACATAAAAATTATATTTGAAACAATATATATTAACGTCGTTGGTAATGAAGTTAATACTATTGCCAAATATCGTGTTAAATTAAAACTTGTTTCAAAAGCAAGAACTGACCATAAATCCATTACCATGGAAAAAGCAAGTCCACAAATAGCACTATATCCATATAATAAAAATTTATTTTTAAACAAATTTTTACTAAAAATTCCAGCTCCATAACCAATTATTCCCCATGCGATCATTTGGAATGGAGTCCATGGTCCTATTCCAAAAACAAAGTCTGATAATGTTGCTGACAACGACCCACACATAAAACCAGATGCCGGACCAAAAACTATCCCACAAATAATAACCATTGCAGTTACAGGTTTAAAACTGGGTGTTAACATAAAAATCGTTCTAGAAACAACTGTTAGGGCAATCATTGTTGCCAAAACCACAACTTCCCTTATTTTAGGTTTGCTATTTTCAT encodes:
- a CDS encoding carbohydrate ABC transporter substrate-binding protein, with the translated sequence MKKILSTALVLSLAAGMLTGCGGGKSDDTNTLKISGLNGGYGTKGWEAVVKAFEKKEGVKVELNLEKNIAETLRPVITSGKDVPDLIYLSVGSEGGLVDTMISDKAIAEISDVLDMKVYGEDVKVKDKIIPGFTNSFATKPYGDGKLYLAPFTYDPCGLFYNAGLFEQKGWTVPTTWDEMWELGEKAKAEGIALFTYPTTGYFDAFFSALLNETVGADAYTKLMEYDTKTWQSAETKKAFEIVGKLAQYTEANTVANANKDNFTKNQQLILDNKALFCPNGTWLPDEMSEAPRAEGFKWGFMALPKVSAEGDSYSSTFSEQVYIPSKAKNADLAKKFITFMYSDEAAKLFAEESGCVLPTTTASSYLPEKVKDKDGNEIDNQKTLFYQIYDNGAKSCTVGFKSVDAIEGVDLTSAEGILYGTVNSVVTGDKTVDEWYNAVIDAVKKYDK
- a CDS encoding AraC family transcriptional regulator, translating into MSNERIEFIEKPALINNQARLLYVSSSKYEGDWHSQLHSHHFTELFYVTKGCGGFKIGADEFNVQENDFVIINPNTMHTEVSRDRNPLEYIVIAIDGISFEIPENSLKDYISCNYANYKNEILFYLNLMVKESQAKNELYDDMCQQLMQVLLINILRLNRINVSLTQGKTIRKEIFMIKNYIDRNYHKEITLDTLAEKTHMNKFYLAHEFKNDVGVSPISYLLQRRIYESKYLLRDTDLSISQISTILGFSSLSYFAQAFKKSTNFSPLQYRKNHQKYNK
- a CDS encoding IS3 family transposase, encoding MHEQFKAAMSEYIEYYNNERINTKRKGLSPLVYRQQSFQDLTLI
- a CDS encoding prenyltransferase/squalene oxidase repeat-containing protein, encoding MKKLMRFTVALALVCACIVPINAQSSTLAKAQSYWLNNNELSGLDAVLAVESLGLDVEDEKNNFTLNYSFEAPTNSYGDEITYEEMDAGYLAKNIMALAAIKSDPAKLKLKDGSTINLIDLLKSKIDENGNVDYGSANPESSTAYTMFALAIVDESYNLDKLGLNLTEMQLSDGSWGYNGAWGGPDITGWALAALSLCNNTYQASIDKALAYLASIQIDNGGYSGFGVNCNSQACAVWGILEYDIQGVKNGTYNKGTGNPYDLLLQFMQEDGSFGASLDVDYGNAYATVQAALTVGVYENGSLIDNIKAQYDEMLNPKNDQPEPTPAPAPVTPSTPADKSITSVKTGDDAVIALTVSSLIISGGMYLFIRKES
- a CDS encoding ECF transporter S component; amino-acid sequence: MKIKKSIFILMVIVLITILGTVLYKGEKYNLIIIASFALSCLPFYFKYENSKPKIREVVVLATMIALTVVSRTIFMLTPSFKPVTAMVIICGIVFGPASGFMCGSLSATLSDFVFGIGPWTPFQMIAWGIIGYGAGIFSKNLFKNKFLLYGYSAICGLAFSMVMDLWSVLAFETSFNLTRYLAIVLTSLPTTLIYIVSNIIFMFLLSKTMFQILQRVKIKYGITEGKIE